The DNA window AACAACCAGCCGCTGGACTGGCCGACTCTGGCCGAACAACTGATCTCGTACGTGCAGCGACTCGGCTTCACCCATATCGAATTGCTGCCGATCACAGAGCATCCGTTCGACGGCTCGTGGGGCTATCAACCGCTGGGCCTGTATGCGCCCACCGCGCGCCATGGCAGCCCGGACGGTTTTGCGCAGTTCGTCGATGCCTGCCATCGCGCCGGCATCGGCGTGATTCTGGATTGGGTCGGCGCGCACTTCCCCGATGATGCGCATGGCCTCGCGCAGTTCGACGGCGCGGCCCTGTACGAACATGCCGACCCGCGCGAAGGCAGGCATCGCGATTGGAATACGCTGATCTACAACTACGGTCGGCCCGAAGTGACCGCCTACCTAATGGGCAGCGCGCTGGAGTGGATCGACCATTACCATCTCGACGGCCTGCGCGTGGATGCGGTGGCCTCGATGCTGTATCGCGACTACGGTCGCGCCGAAGGCGAGTGGGTGCCCAATGCGCATGGCGGCCGCGAAAACCTCGAAGCAGTGGCGTTTTTGCGCCAGCTCAATCACGAGATCGCTGAGCGCTTTCCCGGCGTGATGACGATCGCCGAAGAATCCACCGCCTGGCCCGGTGTGACCGCGCCGATCGGCGACGGAGGTCTGGGCTTCACGCACAAGTGGAACATGGGCTGGATGCACGACACGCTGAGCTACATGCAGCGTGATCCGGTCGAGCGCGCGCAGCACCACAGCCAACTCACCTTCGGCCTGGTGTACGCGTTCTCCGAACGGTTCGTGTTGCCGATGTCGCACGACGAAGTGGTACACGGTACCGGCGGCCTGCTCGGTCAGATGCCGGGCGACGACTGGCGGCGCTTCGCCAATTTGCGCGCCTATCTGGCGCTGATGTGGGCGCACCCGGGCGACAAATTACTGTTCATGGGCGCCGAATTCGGCCAGTGGAACGATTGGAATCACGACCAGTCGCTGGACTGGCATTTGCTCGATGGCGCGCCGCATCGTGGTGTGCAGCAACTGGTGGGCGATCTCAACGCCGCACTGCGCCGCGTGCCGGCGTTGTATCGCGGCACCCATCGCGCCGACGGTTTCGACTGGAGCGTGGCCGACGATGCGCGCAACAGCGTGCTGGCTTTCATCCGCTACGATCCCGATGGCGGTGCGTCACTGCTTGTGGTGAGCAACCTCACCCCGCAACCGCATCGCGACTATCGCGTGGGGGTGCCGCGTGCCGGCAACTGGCGCGAGATCCTCAACACCGACAGTGCCCACTACGGCGGCAGCAACCTGGGCAACAGCGGTCGTCTTGCGACCGAGCCGATGGGCATGTATGGGCACGCGCAACGCCTGCGCCTGACCCTACCGCCGCTGGCCACAATCTATCTGCAAGCGGAGAAATAACAATGAACGAGCGCAACGACACCACGCCGGCATGGGGCGCATGGCCAGCGGGTGAGGGACAGGTGCGCTTCGCGCTCTGGGCACCGGATGCCAACAGCGTGGATGTGGTTTTCGACGATGCCGCGCGGGTCGCGCTGCAAGCGGGACAAGACGGTTTTTTCAGCGTAGTGGTCGATTGCGCGGCAGATGCGCGTTATCGCTACAGCGTCGATGGCGGCGAGCCGTTGCCGGATCCGGCCTCTCGCTGGCAGCCCGACGGCGTGCATGGCCCCAGCGCAGTGCTGCGCACCGACGGCTACCGCTGGAACAACACCCAGTGGCAAGGACGGCCATGGGATGAAGCGGTGATCTACGAATTGCATGTGGGCACCTGCGGCGGCTATGCCGGTGTGCAGGCGCAGTTGCCGCAGCTGGCGGCGATGGGCATCACCGCAATCGAGTTGATGCCGTTGAGCGCGTTTCCCGGCGCGCACAACTGGGGCTACGACGGCGTGCTGCCGTACGCACCAGTCGAAGCCTATGGCACCCCGGACGAACTGAAGGCGCTGATCGACGCCGCACATGGGCACGGCCTGATGGTGTTGCTGGATGTGGTCTACAACCACTTCGGCCCGGACGGCAATTACCTGCACAGCTACGCCGCTCCGTTCTTCAACGAAGACAAGCCCACCCCGTGGGGCGCGGCGATCGATTTCCGCAAGCTTCCGGTGCAGCGTTATTTCCTAGACAACGCGCTGATGTGGCTGCACGAATACGGCTTCGACGGCCTGCGTCTGGATGCGGTGCATGCGATCACTCCGAACGCATTTCTCGATACCTTGCGCAAGACCGTGCAGGCCAGTCTGCCGGCCGGCCGTCATGTGCATCTGGTGCTGGAAAACGAATTCAATCAGGCCTCGCAGCTGCAACGCGGTTACACCGCGCAGTGGGACGACGATTTCCACAACGCCTTGCATGTGCTGCTGACCGGCGAGGAAGAAGGCTATTACGCCGCATTCGCCGATCAACCGACCCAGCATCTGGCGCGCGTGCTTGGCGAAGGCTTCGCCTATCAGGGCCAGCCGGATCCGCGTGGACATGTGCGTGGCGAGCCAAGCGGGGCGTTGCCGCCGCACAAGTTCGTAATCTTTGCGCAGAACCACGACCAGATCGGTAACCGTGCGCGTGGCGAGCGCTTGAGCGTGCTGGTCTCCCAACAACGCCTGCGCGCCGCGTTGGCGTTGACCGCGTTGACGCCGATGATTCCGCTGTTTTTCATGGGCGAACCGTGGGGCGCCAAACAGCCGTTTCTGTTCTTCACCGACTTCGGCCCGCCGCTGGACGATGCGGTGCGCGAAGGTCGCCGCCGCGAGTTCTCCCACTTCGCTGCGTTCGCCGATGAGGCCCAGCGCGCCACCATTCCCGACCCGAACAGCCACGCCACCTTCGCCGCCTCGCGTTCGCCGATCGAAGATGCCGCGCACGGTGAAGGCGCGCAGTGGACCGCATGGTTCACCGCGCTGTTGGGCGTGCGCCGCGAGTGCTTGGTGCCCGGTCTTGCGCAAGCGCGCGCTGTTGGCGCCCGCGTGCTGGCCGAAGGTGCAGTGACCGCCAGTTGGGAATTGCCCAGCGGGCTGTGGCATATCGCCTTCAACGTGGGTAAGGCGGCAGTGCCGTTGCCGCCGTTGCGCGGGCGTGTGGCGCATGCCGAAAACGTCGATGCCGATACGCAGCAATTGCCGGTCGATGGCTTTATCGCCTGGCACGAGGACCGGGCATGAGCGCGGACGCATTGCACGCTTTGGCCGCTGCGGCTGGGGTGATGGTGGATTGGGTGGACGCCAGCGACCAGCCGCGTCAGGTTTCCGAGCAGTCGATACATGCGGTGCTCACCGCGTTGGAGTTGCCTGCTGCGACCGCGGCACAATGCGAAGACAGCCTGCGCCGCCGCAAGGCGCAGGCCGCCGAGCCGGTCCCGCTGCTGACCGTGCAAGTGAGCGAACGCTTGCCGCTGCGCGTTGCGGCCGATGCCAGCGGCCGCTGGACCGACGACAGCGGCGCCAGCGAGCAAGCGCGTGCGGATGCGCAAGGACAGCTGCGCGCACCGCAGCGCTATGGTTACTGGACGCTGCAGATCGGCAATGTCGTTCAGCAGGTCGCGGTCGCACCGCAACGCTGCTTCAGCGTGGCCGATGCCTGTGGGCAGCCGTCGCCGCGTGTCTGGGGCATGGCGTTGCAGGTGTATTCGGCGCGTAGCCTGGACGATGGGGGCATCGGCGATGCCGCCGGCACCGTCGAATGGTTGCGGCAAGCGGCATTTGCCGGCGCCGATGCCTTGGCATTGAGCCCGGTGCATGCCTCGCGTCCGGTCACCGGCGCTTACAGCCCGTATTCGCCCAGCGATCGACGCTTTCTGGACCCGTTGCATGCTGCGCCGGTGCGCATCCTCGGCGAGCTGGCGCTGGAGGCGATCAACGAGGTGCCCGGCCTGCGCGAACGCTTCGACGCGTTGTACACCGGTGCATTGATCGATTGGCCTGCGTCC is part of the Xanthomonas fragariae genome and encodes:
- a CDS encoding 1,4-alpha-glucan branching enzyme — encoded protein: MSERLGVQGRHTEADGGTTADMSEISQILQALADGLPADAFAVLGPHPQADGRRHVCVLAPGAKALDLIDPRGKLLARMQASPIEGVFEGTLAVEAPYRLRIVWPDVVQEIEDPYAFAASLDESTLLQIASGDGQALRSALGAQHLRCNGVPGVRFAVWAPHAQRVAVVGDFNGWDVRRHPMRQRIGGFWELFLPRVEAGARYKYAVTAADGRILLKADPVARQSELPPATASVVPGAAACAWTDAAWMANRDASAAPAPLSIYEVHAASWRRDGNNQPLDWPTLAEQLISYVQRLGFTHIELLPITEHPFDGSWGYQPLGLYAPTARHGSPDGFAQFVDACHRAGIGVILDWVGAHFPDDAHGLAQFDGAALYEHADPREGRHRDWNTLIYNYGRPEVTAYLMGSALEWIDHYHLDGLRVDAVASMLYRDYGRAEGEWVPNAHGGRENLEAVAFLRQLNHEIAERFPGVMTIAEESTAWPGVTAPIGDGGLGFTHKWNMGWMHDTLSYMQRDPVERAQHHSQLTFGLVYAFSERFVLPMSHDEVVHGTGGLLGQMPGDDWRRFANLRAYLALMWAHPGDKLLFMGAEFGQWNDWNHDQSLDWHLLDGAPHRGVQQLVGDLNAALRRVPALYRGTHRADGFDWSVADDARNSVLAFIRYDPDGGASLLVVSNLTPQPHRDYRVGVPRAGNWREILNTDSAHYGGSNLGNSGRLATEPMGMYGHAQRLRLTLPPLATIYLQAEK
- the treZ gene encoding malto-oligosyltrehalose trehalohydrolase translates to MNERNDTTPAWGAWPAGEGQVRFALWAPDANSVDVVFDDAARVALQAGQDGFFSVVVDCAADARYRYSVDGGEPLPDPASRWQPDGVHGPSAVLRTDGYRWNNTQWQGRPWDEAVIYELHVGTCGGYAGVQAQLPQLAAMGITAIELMPLSAFPGAHNWGYDGVLPYAPVEAYGTPDELKALIDAAHGHGLMVLLDVVYNHFGPDGNYLHSYAAPFFNEDKPTPWGAAIDFRKLPVQRYFLDNALMWLHEYGFDGLRLDAVHAITPNAFLDTLRKTVQASLPAGRHVHLVLENEFNQASQLQRGYTAQWDDDFHNALHVLLTGEEEGYYAAFADQPTQHLARVLGEGFAYQGQPDPRGHVRGEPSGALPPHKFVIFAQNHDQIGNRARGERLSVLVSQQRLRAALALTALTPMIPLFFMGEPWGAKQPFLFFTDFGPPLDDAVREGRRREFSHFAAFADEAQRATIPDPNSHATFAASRSPIEDAAHGEGAQWTAWFTALLGVRRECLVPGLAQARAVGARVLAEGAVTASWELPSGLWHIAFNVGKAAVPLPPLRGRVAHAENVDADTQQLPVDGFIAWHEDRA